Proteins from a genomic interval of Actinomycetes bacterium:
- a CDS encoding histidinol-phosphate transaminase, which yields MGEIESLLRDDLRGRTPYGAPQLDVPVRLNTNENPHAPSAALVADLADRVVEAARLLNRYPDREAVALRTGLATYLSTTTGVELGAREVWAANGSNEVIQQLLQAFGGPGRTAVGFDPTYSMHRLISEATGTRWLGLERLAGFRLEPEQAALVVREHRPDVVFLCSPNNPTGTALDLDVVEAVHDQAPGLVVVDEAYAEFATRPSAVTLLDGRPRLVVTRTMSKAFALAGARVGYLAADPDVVDALHLVRLPYHLSATTQAAALAALAHTDELLATVQTVKEQRDRLVDGLRAMGLEVVDSDANFVLFGEFGDQRSTWQGLLDRGVLVRDVGLPGWLRVTAGTEDEVTAFLDAMRDGLGEVP from the coding sequence GTGGGTGAGATCGAGTCGCTGCTCCGCGACGACCTGCGGGGCCGGACGCCGTACGGCGCCCCGCAGCTCGACGTGCCGGTCAGACTCAACACCAACGAGAACCCGCACGCGCCCTCGGCGGCGCTGGTCGCCGACCTGGCCGACCGGGTGGTGGAGGCCGCGCGGCTGCTCAACCGCTACCCCGACCGCGAGGCGGTGGCACTGCGCACCGGGCTGGCGACGTACCTCAGCACGACGACCGGGGTCGAGCTCGGCGCCCGCGAGGTGTGGGCCGCCAACGGCAGCAACGAGGTGATCCAGCAGCTGCTGCAGGCGTTCGGCGGGCCCGGTCGCACCGCCGTCGGCTTCGACCCGACCTACTCGATGCACCGGCTGATCTCGGAGGCGACCGGCACCCGCTGGCTCGGTCTCGAGCGACTGGCCGGCTTCCGGCTCGAGCCCGAGCAGGCGGCGTTGGTCGTGCGCGAGCACCGGCCCGACGTGGTGTTCCTGTGCTCGCCCAACAACCCCACGGGCACCGCCCTCGACCTGGACGTCGTCGAGGCCGTGCACGACCAGGCGCCGGGGCTGGTCGTGGTCGACGAGGCCTACGCCGAGTTCGCCACCCGGCCGTCCGCGGTGACGCTGCTCGACGGGCGCCCTCGGCTGGTCGTGACCCGCACCATGTCCAAGGCGTTCGCCCTCGCCGGTGCGCGGGTGGGCTACCTGGCGGCCGACCCCGACGTGGTCGACGCGCTGCACCTCGTGCGGCTGCCCTACCACCTGTCGGCGACCACCCAGGCCGCTGCGCTCGCCGCCCTCGCGCACACCGACGAGCTGCTGGCGACGGTGCAGACGGTCAAGGAGCAGCGCGACCGTCTGGTGGACGGGCTGCGGGCGATGGGCCTCGAGGTGGTCGACTCGGACGCCAACTTCGTGCTGTTCGGCGAGTTCGGCGACCAGCGGTCCACCTGGCAGGGTCTGCTGGACCGGGGCGTCCTGGTTCGCGACGTCGGGCTGCCGGGCTGGCTGCGGGTGACCGCGGGCACCGAGGACGAGGTCACGGCGTTCCTGGACGCGATGCGCGACGGCTTGGGAGAGGTGCCCTGA
- the hisB gene encoding imidazoleglycerol-phosphate dehydratase HisB produces MATEETGQRSRTATVDRETKESNVHVEVDLDGSGRTVVDTGVPFFDHMLAQLGRHGGFDLTVRTRGDLEVDPHHTVEDTAIAVGQALREALGDKAGIRRFGDALVPLDETLVQAAVDLSGRPYVVHVEPEVVELIGTYDTTLTRHIWESLTASAQICLHVRVLAGRNAHHVVEAQFKAVARALRDAIALDARVTGVPSTKGTLGG; encoded by the coding sequence ATGGCGACGGAGGAGACGGGCCAGCGCAGCAGGACGGCCACCGTCGACCGCGAGACCAAGGAGTCGAACGTCCACGTCGAGGTCGACCTGGACGGCTCGGGCCGCACGGTGGTCGACACCGGCGTGCCGTTCTTCGACCACATGCTCGCCCAGCTGGGCCGCCATGGCGGCTTCGACCTCACCGTCCGGACCCGCGGCGATCTCGAGGTCGACCCGCACCACACGGTCGAGGACACCGCCATCGCCGTGGGGCAGGCTCTGCGTGAGGCGCTCGGTGACAAGGCGGGCATCCGGCGCTTCGGCGACGCGCTGGTGCCGCTGGACGAGACCCTCGTCCAGGCCGCGGTGGACCTGTCCGGGCGGCCCTACGTCGTGCACGTCGAGCCGGAGGTCGTGGAGCTGATCGGGACGTACGACACCACGCTCACCCGCCACATCTGGGAGTCGCTGACCGCCAGCGCGCAGATCTGTCTGCACGTGCGGGTGCTCGCCGGGCGCAACGCCCACCACGTCGTCGAGGCGCAGTTCAAGGCGGTGGCGCGGGCGCTGCGCGACGCGATCGCGCTGGACGCGCGGGTCACCGGAGTGCCCTCGACCAAGGGCACCCTCGGCGGTTGA